In the genome of Triticum urartu cultivar G1812 chromosome 5, Tu2.1, whole genome shotgun sequence, one region contains:
- the LOC125509129 gene encoding alcohol dehydrogenase 2, with protein MATAGKVIKCKAAVAWEAGKPLSMEEVEVAPPQAMEVRVKILYTALCHTDVYFWEAKGQTPVFPRILGHEAGGIVESVGEGVTELVPGDHVLPVFTGECKECAHCRSEESNLCDLLRINVDRGVMIGDGQSRFTIDGKPIFHFVGTSTFSEYTVIHVGCLAKIDPEAPLDKVCLLSCGISTGLGATLNVAKPKKGMTVAIFGLGAVGLAAMEGARMSGASRIIGVDLNPAKHEQAKKFGCTDFVNPKDHTKPVQEVIVEMTDGGVDRAVECTGNADAMISAFECVHDGWGVAVLVGVAHKEAMFKTHPMNFLNERTLRGTFFGNYKPRTGLPGVVDMYMRKELELDKFITHSVPFSQINTAFDLMLKGEGLRCVIRMEE; from the exons ATGGCGACCGCCGGGAAGGTGATCAAGTGCAAAG CGGCGGTGGCGTGGGAGGCCGGGAAGCCGCTGTCgatggaggaggtggaggtggcgCCGCCGCAGGCCATGGAGGTGCGCGTCAAGATCCTCTACACCGCGCTCTGCCACACTGACGTCTACTTCTGGGAGGCCAAG GGCCAAACTCCGGTTTTCCCTAGGATCTTGGGCCATGAAGCTGGAGG CATTGTGGAGAGTGTTGGTGAGGGCGTGACTGAGCTGGTGCCTGGAGACCATGTCCTCCCGGTGTTCACCGGAGAGTGCAAGGAGTGTGCCCACTGCAGGTCAGAGGAGAGCAACCTCTGTGACCTCCTCAGGATCAATGTCGACCGTGGTGTCATGATCGGCGACGGGCAGTCCCGCTTCACCATCGACGGCAAACCGATTTTCCACTTTGTTGGGACGTCCACCTTCAGCGAGTACACCGTGATCCATGTCGGGTGCCTCGCCAAGATCGACCCCGAGGCGCCCCTCGACAAAGTCTGCCTCCTTAGCTGCGGTATCTCAACCG GGCTAGGTGCCACCCTCAACGTCGCCAAGCCGAAGAAGGGTATGACAGTGGCGATTTTTGGTCTTGGAGCTGTGGGTCTCGCT GCCATGGAAGGGGCCAGGATGTCCGGCGCATCGAGGATTATCGGTGTGGACTTGAACCCTGCGAAACACGAACAAG CTAAGAAATTTGGCTGCACCGACTTTGTGAACCCCAAGGACCACACCAAGCCAGTGCAAGAG GTGATCGTGGAGATGACCGATGGCGGAGTCGACCGGGCGGTGGAGTGCACGGGCAACGCCGACGCCATGATCTCCGCCTTCGAATGCGTGCACGAT GGGTGGGGGGTGGCGGTGCTGGTGGGCGTGGCGCACAAGGAGGCGATGTTCAAGACCCACCCCATGAACTTCCTCAACGAGAGGACGCTGAGGGGCACCTTCTTCGGCAACTACAAGCCGCGCACGGGCCTCCCCGGCGTGGTGGACATGTACATGAGGAAGGAGCTGGAGCTGGACAAGTTCATCACCCATAGCGTGCCCTTCTCGCAGATCAACACGGCCTTCGACCTCATGCTCAAGGGGGAAGGCCTGCGCTGCGTCATCAGGATGGAGGAGTAG
- the LOC125509130 gene encoding uncharacterized protein At4g33100, with protein MVFGRGKPSSSTPSTAAATSSAAAAACSDLRAAYHECFNRWYADKFAKGQWNKDDCAADWHKYRACLEEHLEDKHLRQILLESETSPSYAQLDPDSSSRQGATPSK; from the exons ATGGTGTTCGGCCGGGGCAAGCCGTCCTCGTCCACGCCCTCCACGGCGGCCGCCACCTCGTCGGCTGCCGCGGCGGCGTGCTCCGACCTCCGGGCGGCGTACCACGAGTGCTTCAACCGGTGGTACGCCGACAAGTTCGCCAAGGGCCAGTGGAACAAGGACGACTGCGCCGCCGACTGGCACAAGTACCGCGCCTGCCTCGAG GAACATCTCGAAGACAAGCATCTCAGGCAAATCCTACTGGAGTCGGAAACATCTCCCTCTTATGCCCAGCTTGATCCCGATTCTTCGTCACGACAAGGTGCCACCCCATCAAAATGA